The sequence below is a genomic window from Akkermansia muciniphila.
CCCAGCAGGCTCAGCGTGGCCGTGCCGGGTTCCGGTACGGCCAGGCCGGTGAAGGTCAGGCTTCCGTTGTTGTAGGTAACGCCGTCCCAGATCAGGTTCTGGCCGTTCTGCGTCAGCGTGAGCAGCGCATCCCAGTCAATGTCGCCCGCAAGGGAGGTGCCTTCACCCAGCGTGATCAGGTCAATCGTCAGGGGGGAAGTGAGGTCCAGCACCAGGTCGCTGCCCAGGTTAAGCGTCAGGCCGCCGGTCACGTTGAGGGTGGATGTTCCCTGCATGTCGATCAGCGCCGTATTGAAGCTGGAGATGTTCAGCGTAGCGTTGTTCAGCGTGGCCGAGGTGGAGCCGGAAAGCGTCAGCACCTGGCCCGTGGAGATCATGGGTGCGCCGGGAGCATTCCCCAGAACCACCGTTGAGTTGTTGATGGCGGCGTTTCCCGTCAGGCCGACGGTGAGGTCCTTGGGAGCGGAAACGCTGCCCAGGTTCTGGATGGTTCCCGTTTGGAGCGTGATGGCGTTGGCAAGGGCCTGGTTGTTGGCATTGAGGGTTCCTCCCTGTACCAGCACGGAACCCTGGCCAAGGGCGGTTGCCGAGTTGGTCTGAAGCGTTCCCTGAACGATAGCAGTGCCTCCGGTGTACGTGTTGTTGCCGGAGAAAACAACCGTGGAACTGTTTTTGTTCACCTTCACGCTCATCTGGTGGGAAGCGTCCTTGTCGGAAATGACGGAGGAAATGGTGAAGTTGTTGCTTCCGCTGGAACCGTTGGTAACCAGCAGTTCCCCTTCACCGGTGATCGTTCCGCCAAGGTTGGTGGCGTTTCCGTAAAGGGAGCCGGAGATGGTCACGCCGGCCCCGGCGGCGTCAACGGTGATGTTGGCGTTGATCGGGGTGTCCGCACCGAAGGCCTTGCAGTTGAGCATCTCAAACGTGGAGCCGGCTTTCATCAGCATGTCCGGAGTTCCTCCCAGCTGGGTGCCCACATTGTTCAGGCTCAGCTTGGCGTTTTGTCCGATGGTGATGGATTCAAACGTATAGGAGGTGTCACTGCCGGACAGGTTGACCGTGCCGGCGTCAATGATCAGGTGGGCGATGTCGGATGCGTGGGAGGCGTCAATGGTGCCCGTGCCGTCCGTTACCTTGCGGACCGTCAGGGTGCTGTCCGCATGGGTGATGGGAATCAGCGTTCCCCCTTCAAAGGTGTATTCCACGTCCCCGGCTCCGGTAAGGTTGAGGGATGTTGCGGAATGCGCCCAGGAGTCGTTGGCATTGTAGCTGGCCGCCGCCATGGTCAGGGCTCCGGCGAAGGTCCAGTTGGGGTTGTCCGTCGTGATGGAGGCGTTTTCCCCCAGCGTCAGGGAACCCGTGTAGAGGGAAGTGGAGTCTCCCGTGATGGAGATGGAGGCATTGTCCCCCAGTGCCAGGCTGCCGGAACCGGAAAGGCCTGTCAGGGTGTTGGTCCCGTTCATGATGACGGAGCCGGCACCGTCAAGGGTGGCGTTTCCGGATACGCTGGAAGACACGGTCAGCGTGGTTCCTTCCGCCGCGCGGAGGATGCCGGGGCCGGACAGGTTCAGGCTGCCGCCGGAAATGGTCAGGTTGCCTCCGGTCAGAAGGATGGCGTCCGTCCGGCGCGTTTCTCCGTCCGCAATGGTCAGTGCGCCCGGTCCGTTGGTGACGTTAATGGAAGCGTAGGTCCCGGCTCCGTCAGCGGCATCTGTCCATGCGGCGTTCCCCAGTTGGGAGGCCGTCCATTCGGAGGAAGCAGTCCCGTCCAGCGTGGCGGTGATTTTAACGCCGTCATAGGTATTGACGATCTGGATGCCCGCAATGCATCCGCGGGTGCCTGAACCGGAGGTGTTCGATGGAGCGGTGATGGTCAGGTTGGGGGAAGTCTGGCCGTCCACATACAGCGTGTTGGTTCCTTCCACTGCCTGGCCGAAGGTTCCCGTTGCCCCCCATGCCCCGGAGCCGGGCGCAGTGGAGGTGCCGTTCCAGGTGTAGGAAACGCCGTTGACGGTCTTGGCGGAGAAATTGCCGTTGGCCGTGTCTGTGTTGCAATAGATGTAGACGCCGTAGGTCAGGAAATCAACGCCGCTGACATTGATGGTGATGCCGCTGCCGTCGTCCAGGTAGCCCTTCAGCATCTGGCCGT
It includes:
- a CDS encoding beta strand repeat-containing protein, with amino-acid sequence MQPHLPHQLTAWLVAAAFFGTLASQSQAAGESISINFGTNESNGTITGSSTAGLDPVLGSNWNQFSGASQSTAQDLKNNSGDATGATVTWSSKNTWRGGDTPSTGDGQMLKGYLDDGSGITINVSGVDFLTYGVYIYCNTDTANGNFSAKTVNGVSYTWNGTSTAPGSGAWGATGTFGQAVEGTNTLYVDGQTSPNLTITAPSNTSGSGTRGCIAGIQIVNTYDGVKITATLDGTASSEWTASQLGNAAWTDAADGAGTYASINVTNGPGALTIADGETRRTDAILLTGGNLTISGGSLNLSGPGILRAAEGTTLTVSSSVSGNATLDGAGSVIMNGTNTLTGLSGSGSLALGDNASISITGDSTSLYTGSLTLGENASITTDNPNWTFAGALTMAAASYNANDSWAHSATSLNLTGAGDVEYTFEGGTLIPITHADSTLTVRKVTDGTGTIDASHASDIAHLIIDAGTVNLSGSDTSYTFESITIGQNAKLSLNNVGTQLGGTPDMLMKAGSTFEMLNCKAFGADTPINANITVDAAGAGVTISGSLYGNATNLGGTITGEGELLVTNGSSGSNNFTISSVISDKDASHQMSVKVNKNSSTVVFSGNNTYTGGTAIVQGTLQTNSATALGQGSVLVQGGTLNANNQALANAITLQTGTIQNLGSVSAPKDLTVGLTGNAAINNSTVVLGNAPGAPMISTGQVLTLSGSTSATLNNATLNISSFNTALIDMQGTSTLNVTGGLTLNLGSDLVLDLTSPLTIDLITLGEGTSLAGDIDWDALLTLTQNGQNLIWDGVTYNNGSLTFTGLAVPEPGTATLSLLGLTALLMRRRKKA